A genomic stretch from Nocardia wallacei includes:
- a CDS encoding NTF2-like N-terminal transpeptidase domain-containing protein — protein MDVWGSRRFRVRGAAALAGAVALVVALGSCGLDDKPDSPQAIVEKFTQLLDDRDAESAAQLTSYPNGAEATLQKLFDGLNPGKPDYQVAQYIGLDGDSGMFNLKADWNFGPGKDWTYDLQGTIRKLAIGWRISWEPNVVAPQLDGQRSIKLVRTDAPPPKVNDNAGNTLMTEQVINVVKLDPAKTPDPVASTNALADAIAPVAPLITGPSLMQQLAASQGKPVVAVQLREDDFAILEPRMAPIPGVVMDKEPRLIVTDRRIFSPLTDAFRKVWQENRDNHAGWGVKLFEADGRPVAQLAGQQGPPGPDIASTLDQRLQRAAEDAVVSAGTAASIVAVQPSTGAVVAAAQNTYASEQGPVAFTGAYPAGGMIELFKQAAAVAKKKAPQDVSVQDAAEAAATLGVGIGFKVPGLEQTTGRLPIGGRGVEQVRQGGADPILASPFGMALAASTIARGSVVPPMIEIGRPATTEAELSPLPDPVLQQLRRMLTDDAAGGPELAALRRYAGVTAYAATAGTSGWLLANMGDLAFAIHIDDVDSGDATSRMAARMLQALAAPDDK, from the coding sequence ATGGATGTGTGGGGATCCCGCCGCTTTCGCGTTCGCGGCGCAGCGGCACTTGCGGGCGCGGTCGCCCTGGTGGTCGCGCTGGGATCGTGCGGCCTGGACGACAAGCCGGACAGCCCCCAAGCCATCGTCGAGAAATTCACTCAACTACTGGACGATCGAGACGCCGAGAGTGCCGCCCAGCTGACCTCGTACCCCAACGGCGCCGAGGCCACCCTGCAGAAGTTGTTCGACGGGCTCAATCCCGGCAAACCTGATTACCAGGTTGCCCAGTACATCGGCCTGGACGGCGATTCGGGCATGTTCAACCTGAAGGCCGACTGGAACTTCGGTCCCGGCAAGGACTGGACCTACGATCTGCAAGGCACCATTCGCAAGCTCGCAATCGGCTGGCGCATCTCCTGGGAGCCCAATGTGGTGGCCCCGCAACTGGACGGCCAGCGCAGCATCAAGCTGGTACGCACCGACGCCCCGCCGCCCAAGGTCAACGACAACGCGGGCAACACGCTGATGACCGAGCAGGTGATCAACGTGGTGAAGCTCGATCCCGCCAAGACCCCCGACCCGGTGGCCTCCACCAACGCGCTGGCCGACGCCATCGCTCCGGTCGCCCCGCTGATCACCGGGCCGTCGCTGATGCAGCAATTGGCAGCGTCCCAGGGCAAACCCGTGGTCGCGGTGCAGTTGCGGGAAGACGATTTCGCGATCCTGGAGCCGCGGATGGCGCCGATCCCGGGCGTGGTCATGGACAAGGAGCCACGGCTGATCGTCACCGACCGCCGCATCTTCTCGCCGCTCACCGATGCCTTCCGCAAGGTGTGGCAGGAGAATCGCGACAACCACGCGGGCTGGGGCGTGAAGCTGTTCGAGGCCGACGGGCGTCCGGTCGCGCAGCTGGCCGGACAGCAGGGCCCGCCCGGACCGGATATCGCCTCCACACTGGACCAACGGTTGCAGCGGGCCGCCGAGGACGCTGTGGTGAGCGCCGGGACGGCGGCCTCGATCGTGGCCGTGCAGCCCTCCACCGGCGCCGTCGTGGCCGCCGCGCAGAACACCTACGCCAGCGAGCAGGGTCCGGTCGCGTTCACCGGCGCCTACCCGGCCGGGGGCATGATCGAGCTGTTCAAGCAGGCCGCGGCGGTCGCGAAAAAGAAGGCGCCGCAAGATGTTTCGGTGCAGGACGCGGCCGAGGCGGCGGCCACGCTCGGGGTCGGCATCGGCTTCAAGGTGCCCGGCCTGGAACAGACCACGGGCCGATTGCCGATCGGCGGCCGCGGTGTGGAGCAGGTGCGCCAGGGCGGGGCCGACCCGATCCTGGCCAGTCCGTTCGGAATGGCGCTCGCCGCCTCGACCATCGCCCGCGGTTCGGTCGTCCCGCCGATGATCGAGATCGGTCGCCCCGCCACCACCGAGGCCGAGCTCTCCCCGCTGCCCGACCCGGTGCTGCAGCAGCTGCGCCGCATGCTCACCGACGATGCCGCGGGTGGCCCCGAGCTGGCGGCGCTGCGCCGGTACGCAGGCGTAACGGCATACGCCGCGACCGCCGGAACCAGCGGCTGGTTACTGGCGAACATGGGGGACCTGGCCTTCGCCATCCACATCGACGACGTGGACAGCGGCGACGCCACCTCACGCATGGCGGCCCGTATGCTCCAAGCCCTCGCGGCCCCGGACGACAAGTAG
- the aroQ gene encoding type II 3-dehydroquinate dehydratase, translated as MAPILVLNGPNLNMLGIRQPEVYGSDTLDDVVALCRRTAARFDREVEPFQSNSEGALIDRVHAARGVEGAIVINPGGLTHTSVALRDALVIPEVPIVEVHISNVHAREEFRHHSYISPIATAVIAGMGIQGYAAAIEFLCATT; from the coding sequence ATGGCACCGATTCTCGTGCTCAACGGCCCCAACCTGAACATGCTGGGCATTCGGCAGCCTGAGGTGTATGGGTCGGACACGCTCGATGATGTGGTCGCGTTGTGCCGCCGGACGGCCGCGCGATTCGATCGGGAGGTCGAGCCGTTCCAGTCCAATTCCGAAGGCGCGCTGATCGATCGCGTCCATGCCGCGCGGGGCGTCGAGGGCGCCATCGTGATCAACCCGGGCGGCCTCACCCACACCTCGGTGGCATTGCGCGATGCCCTGGTGATCCCGGAGGTGCCGATCGTGGAGGTGCACATCTCGAACGTGCACGCCCGCGAGGAGTTCCGGCACCACTCCTACATCTCGCCCATCGCCACCGCCGTGATCGCGGGCATGGGCATCCAGGGTTACGCCGCCGCTATCGAATTCCTCTGTGCCACAACATAA
- a CDS encoding ABC transporter ATP-binding protein: protein MTVGDGVVLDVRGLRMRYGSRDVLHDVTFQARAGEVLVLLGPNGAGKTTTIEILEGFRMRSAGEVSVLGIDPAHGDEAWRARLGVVLQSWRDHGRWRVRELLSQVGAYYGPYSTAAITRPWDTDELIAAVGLTAQRDARISSLSGGQRRRLDVAIGIVGRPELLFLDEPTAGFDPQARREFHDLLHHLADDEQTTIMLTTHDLDEAEKLADRILILAGGRIIANGSADELSRRIEGEAEVKWTRDGQRFVHTTTESTKFVYELFQQYGAAIDELEVRRASLEDTYMTLVQRFESGQTDTEVHTLEEVTR, encoded by the coding sequence ATGACGGTAGGCGACGGCGTGGTGCTGGATGTCCGAGGTCTGCGGATGCGGTACGGCAGCCGGGATGTCTTGCACGACGTGACTTTTCAGGCCCGGGCGGGCGAGGTGCTGGTGCTGCTGGGCCCCAACGGCGCGGGCAAGACCACCACGATCGAGATTCTCGAGGGCTTCCGGATGCGTTCGGCCGGAGAGGTTTCGGTGCTGGGCATCGATCCGGCCCACGGCGACGAGGCGTGGCGGGCGCGGCTGGGTGTCGTGCTGCAGTCCTGGCGCGATCACGGCCGCTGGCGGGTGCGGGAATTGCTGTCGCAGGTCGGCGCGTATTACGGGCCGTACTCCACGGCCGCGATCACCAGGCCCTGGGATACCGACGAATTGATCGCGGCCGTCGGCCTGACCGCACAGCGCGACGCCCGGATCAGCAGCCTGTCCGGCGGCCAGCGCCGCCGCCTGGATGTGGCCATCGGCATCGTCGGCCGCCCGGAACTGCTGTTCCTGGACGAGCCCACCGCCGGTTTCGACCCGCAGGCCCGCCGCGAATTCCACGACCTGCTGCACCACCTGGCCGACGACGAGCAGACCACCATCATGCTCACCACCCACGATCTGGACGAGGCCGAGAAGCTGGCCGACCGCATCCTGATCCTGGCCGGCGGCCGCATCATCGCCAACGGCTCGGCCGACGAGCTGTCCCGGCGGATCGAGGGCGAGGCCGAGGTGAAATGGACCCGCGACGGTCAGCGGTTCGTGCACACCACGACCGAGTCGACCAAGTTCGTCTACGAACTGTTCCAGCAGTACGGCGCGGCGATCGACGAACTGGAGGTCCGCCGCGCCTCGCTGGAGGACACGTACATGACCCTGGTGCAGCGCTTCGAATCCGGGCAGACCGACACCGAGGTCCACACTCTCGAGGAGGTCACCCGATGA
- a CDS encoding ABC transporter permease, whose protein sequence is MTPKTAAVRAGAARGLIELRQLHTNGQDLFMQYFWPVLMLVALFFMRNGHFEATGIGLGSLALPSILGLLVASTGLMGISQWLTMDREDGTLLRAKVTPNGMAGYLIGKLISTSGTVLVQVLVMLAAGALVVGGIRLDSLGGWFTLLWVLVLGLLATLPIGAIIGSAFENPRGVGFASFPIMGLVAVSGIFYPITSMPGWVQGLAQVFPIYWMGLGMRSALLPDEAAVVELGHSWRHWETFGVFVAWAAIGLAIAPIMLRRMARRESGSSVATRREKAMQRAY, encoded by the coding sequence ATGACACCGAAGACGGCGGCGGTCCGGGCGGGCGCGGCCCGCGGGCTGATCGAGCTGCGCCAGCTGCACACCAACGGCCAGGACCTGTTCATGCAGTACTTCTGGCCGGTGCTCATGCTGGTGGCGTTGTTCTTCATGCGCAACGGTCACTTCGAGGCGACCGGCATCGGCCTGGGTTCGCTGGCCCTGCCGAGCATTCTGGGCCTGCTCGTCGCCTCCACCGGCCTGATGGGCATCTCGCAGTGGCTGACGATGGACCGCGAGGACGGAACGTTGTTGCGCGCCAAGGTAACTCCGAACGGCATGGCCGGCTACTTGATCGGCAAGCTCATCAGCACCTCGGGCACAGTGCTGGTGCAGGTACTGGTGATGCTGGCGGCCGGGGCGCTGGTGGTGGGCGGCATCCGCCTCGACAGTCTCGGTGGCTGGTTCACCCTGCTCTGGGTGCTGGTGCTGGGCCTGCTCGCGACGCTGCCGATCGGCGCGATCATCGGATCGGCGTTCGAGAATCCGCGCGGTGTCGGATTCGCCTCGTTCCCGATCATGGGTTTGGTCGCGGTGTCGGGCATCTTCTACCCGATCACCTCGATGCCGGGCTGGGTGCAGGGGCTGGCGCAGGTGTTCCCGATCTATTGGATGGGCCTGGGCATGCGCTCGGCGCTGCTGCCGGACGAGGCGGCGGTGGTCGAGCTCGGGCACTCCTGGCGGCACTGGGAGACCTTCGGCGTCTTCGTGGCCTGGGCCGCGATAGGCTTGGCGATCGCGCCGATCATGTTGCGCCGCATGGCTCGCCGCGAATCCGGTTCGAGCGTGGCGACCCGCCGGGAGAAAGCGATGCAGCGTGCCTACTGA
- a CDS encoding helix-turn-helix transcriptional regulator encodes MPTEVIYNRIAMLRAERGISRRQLAEALGVHYQTVGYLERGEYSPSLHLALRISEFFGVAVEVVFSTTPFPRLGSESESA; translated from the coding sequence GTGCCTACTGAGGTCATCTACAACCGCATCGCGATGCTGCGCGCCGAACGCGGCATCTCGCGGCGGCAGCTGGCCGAGGCACTGGGCGTGCACTACCAGACGGTCGGATACCTCGAACGCGGCGAGTACAGCCCGAGCCTCCATCTGGCGCTGCGCATTTCGGAGTTCTTCGGGGTGGCGGTGGAGGTGGTCTTCTCCACCACACCGTTCCCCCGGCTGGGCTCCGAATCCGAATCCGCCTGA
- a CDS encoding DUF397 domain-containing protein, producing MSVDLTQARWFKSSRSTGSKDCVEVAFLDEGAVGVRDSKNPSGPALVFAPGEWDAFTTGMWHGEFDRP from the coding sequence GTGAGCGTAGACCTAACCCAAGCCCGATGGTTCAAGAGCAGCCGTAGCACGGGGTCGAAGGATTGCGTCGAAGTCGCGTTCCTCGATGAAGGTGCGGTCGGGGTGCGTGACAGCAAGAACCCCTCCGGCCCCGCACTGGTGTTCGCACCGGGCGAGTGGGATGCCTTCACCACCGGTATGTGGCACGGAGAGTTCGATCGACCCTGA
- a CDS encoding helix-turn-helix domain-containing protein: MTPTADTNTARRMLGLTLEAMRKQAGISREAAADAIGVARSTLWKIETGQNARLYPVLMQHLCDLYQLTPKETRVITELVKETKATGWWQAFADDAIPKEFGLFVSLEDAAQRITSYQTTFLPGLLHTADYRRELIWTEFPNKPSADVERMLEAGLKRQERLTRMNKPFALHVLIDESALRRTTGNARIMEAQLRHLAEARPLSDMSIRVVPMSAGTYRGLMVGAFVILEFPVHPKAELTMPPVVYVQGFVGDLYLEQPEEVRQYREVYADIERRALDEAESRAFILEIAKEYAA; the protein is encoded by the coding sequence ATGACACCCACAGCCGATACGAACACCGCCCGCCGCATGCTCGGCCTCACCCTCGAGGCCATGCGCAAACAGGCCGGCATCAGCCGCGAGGCCGCCGCCGACGCCATCGGCGTAGCCCGATCCACCCTCTGGAAGATAGAGACCGGCCAGAACGCCCGCCTCTACCCGGTCCTCATGCAACACCTCTGCGACCTGTACCAGCTGACCCCCAAGGAAACCCGAGTCATCACCGAACTCGTCAAGGAGACGAAGGCAACCGGCTGGTGGCAAGCCTTCGCCGACGACGCCATCCCCAAGGAGTTCGGGTTGTTCGTGAGCCTGGAGGACGCGGCCCAGCGCATCACGTCGTACCAGACCACCTTCCTGCCCGGCCTGCTGCACACTGCCGACTACCGACGTGAGCTGATCTGGACCGAGTTTCCGAACAAACCTTCCGCCGATGTCGAGCGGATGTTGGAAGCCGGTTTGAAACGCCAGGAGAGACTCACCCGGATGAACAAGCCGTTCGCCCTGCACGTGTTGATCGATGAGTCAGCACTGCGGAGAACGACGGGCAATGCGCGAATTATGGAGGCGCAACTGCGCCACCTCGCCGAGGCAAGGCCGCTGTCCGACATGTCGATTCGTGTAGTTCCGATGTCCGCTGGGACCTACCGAGGTCTGATGGTCGGTGCGTTCGTGATCCTGGAGTTTCCCGTCCATCCGAAGGCCGAACTGACGATGCCGCCAGTCGTCTACGTGCAAGGCTTCGTGGGAGATCTGTATCTGGAGCAGCCGGAGGAGGTTCGGCAGTATCGTGAGGTGTACGCCGACATCGAACGGCGGGCGCTGGATGAGGCGGAGAGTCGCGCATTCATCCTAGAGATCGCAAAGGAGTATGCAGCGTGA